In Paenibacillus kyungheensis, the following are encoded in one genomic region:
- a CDS encoding copper amine oxidase N-terminal domain-containing protein, giving the protein MYKSVLSKIGILLMAVVLILPTTAGAAAATTKGAKADLRSALGQVLGEHALLAIIAMQKGIDGKADFDQAAAALNANTDDLSAAVASVYGNEAGAAFKTIWASHIGYFVDYVKATAANDSAAKQKAKDELAEYKVTQAKFFADANPNLPQAALEAGLEEHINMLLTAFDAYVAKDYTKAYTTADEAYKHMFMFGDTLSAAIVKQYPDKFTTDMSTMGASDLRSALGIILGEHATLAAWAMQKGVDGAPDFEQAAALLNKNTDDLSAAVASVYGNEAGAAFKTIWASHIGYFVDYVKATAAGDATAKKKAVDELAEYKVKQAKFFADANPNLPQAALESGLAEHIGMLLKAFDSYVAKDYTTAYSEERMAYHHMFGFGDILSEAIVMQYPAKFGGTATPTPTTPTTPSMPNMPNMPATPPTTPSTGGANGTSADTSPELKTKVIQFTPGSKMYMVNGVSMTMSTKATVYNGKTYVPLRYLAANANMKVFYTKETATTWLDTGIQRYEFWVNSKVYKVDNMRKGMNDMVISRNGQTLIPVRWFADNFEWNMSVNNNTITISKTY; this is encoded by the coding sequence ATGTACAAGTCTGTTCTATCTAAGATTGGTATTCTGCTAATGGCAGTTGTATTGATCTTACCAACAACAGCAGGAGCTGCCGCTGCAACAACTAAAGGCGCTAAAGCTGATCTTCGTTCAGCATTGGGGCAAGTTCTTGGAGAACATGCGTTGCTAGCTATTATTGCAATGCAAAAAGGAATTGATGGCAAAGCTGATTTCGATCAAGCTGCCGCTGCTCTAAATGCTAATACAGATGATTTGAGTGCTGCTGTTGCTTCCGTATATGGTAATGAAGCTGGTGCTGCTTTCAAAACGATCTGGGCTTCGCATATCGGATATTTCGTGGATTATGTAAAAGCAACCGCTGCAAACGATAGCGCTGCTAAACAAAAAGCGAAAGACGAATTAGCAGAATATAAAGTAACACAAGCCAAGTTCTTTGCAGACGCAAATCCTAATTTGCCACAAGCTGCACTAGAAGCAGGACTGGAAGAACATATCAATATGCTGTTGACTGCATTTGATGCTTATGTAGCTAAAGATTATACAAAAGCATATACAACAGCAGATGAAGCTTACAAACATATGTTTATGTTTGGTGATACATTAAGCGCTGCAATTGTAAAACAATATCCTGACAAATTTACAACAGATATGTCTACAATGGGAGCTTCTGACTTGCGCTCTGCTCTAGGTATCATCTTAGGCGAGCATGCAACATTAGCTGCGTGGGCAATGCAAAAAGGAGTTGACGGTGCTCCTGATTTTGAACAAGCCGCTGCTCTACTTAACAAAAACACAGATGATTTGAGTGCTGCTGTTGCTTCTGTATATGGTAACGAAGCTGGCGCTGCTTTCAAAACAATCTGGGCTTCTCATATTGGATACTTTGTAGATTATGTAAAAGCAACAGCTGCTGGCGATGCAACAGCGAAGAAAAAAGCAGTTGATGAATTAGCAGAATACAAAGTAAAACAAGCGAAATTCTTCGCAGATGCTAACCCTAACTTGCCTCAAGCTGCTCTTGAATCTGGGCTTGCAGAACATATCGGAATGTTGCTTAAAGCATTCGATTCTTATGTAGCTAAAGATTACACAACAGCTTATTCTGAAGAACGTATGGCTTATCACCACATGTTTGGATTTGGAGACATTTTGAGTGAAGCAATCGTCATGCAATACCCTGCCAAATTCGGCGGTACTGCAACTCCGACTCCTACAACACCAACTACACCATCTATGCCGAACATGCCTAATATGCCAGCTACACCACCAACAACACCTTCTACAGGTGGAGCGAATGGTACTAGCGCTGATACCAGCCCTGAATTGAAAACAAAAGTAATTCAATTTACACCTGGTAGCAAAATGTATATGGTAAATGGCGTATCGATGACTATGAGCACTAAAGCTACAGTATACAATGGTAAAACATATGTGCCATTGCGTTACCTTGCAGCTAATGCAAATATGAAAGTATTCTACACTAAAGAAACAGCTACAACTTGGTTGGATACAGGTATCCAACGTTACGAGTTCTGGGTGAATTCTAAAGTATACAAAGTAGACAACATGCGTAAAGGCATGAACGATATGGTTATCTCTCGTAATGGACAGACTTTAATCCCTGTACGTTGGTTTGCAGATAACTTTGAATGGAACATGAGTGTAAATAATAATACGATCACGATTAGCAAAACGTATTAA
- a CDS encoding RNA polymerase sigma factor, whose protein sequence is MNDIAEDRELMRRISQKDAEALECIYDRYERAVYSFAYRIVQDTMAAEEVVQELFLRVWNHAERYDQSQGKLSTWMFTITRNIAVDMLRRKSSRAPVDPTKDETLRGIPDMKANTEEQVTLNWERQRIKEAMDELREDQKQVIESIYFQGLTQHEVSERYSIPLGTVKSRVRLAIRQLHKKLAGAVRGENYL, encoded by the coding sequence ATGAACGATATAGCAGAAGACAGAGAACTTATGCGACGGATTTCCCAAAAAGATGCCGAAGCACTTGAATGCATATATGACCGTTATGAACGGGCAGTGTATTCGTTCGCCTATCGGATTGTACAAGACACGATGGCAGCAGAAGAAGTAGTACAAGAATTATTTCTGCGTGTATGGAATCATGCAGAGCGTTACGATCAAAGCCAGGGGAAACTATCTACATGGATGTTTACGATTACGCGTAATATCGCTGTAGATATGTTACGACGCAAATCATCACGGGCACCTGTTGACCCTACTAAAGATGAAACACTTCGTGGTATACCTGATATGAAGGCCAATACCGAAGAGCAAGTGACGCTGAACTGGGAGCGGCAGCGTATTAAAGAAGCAATGGATGAATTGAGAGAAGATCAGAAGCAAGTGATTGAATCTATATATTTTCAAGGATTGACTCAGCATGAAGTCTCCGAGCGATATAGTATTCCGCTAGGAACCGTCAAGAGCAGAGTAAGACTTGCCATAAGGCAGCTTCACAAGAAGCTTGCTGGAGCGGTGAGGGGGGAAAACTATTTATGA
- a CDS encoding anti-sigma factor domain-containing protein, with protein sequence MNNDNQYNKNELNDMIEMYVLGGLDPEEQAQFEAYMKEDEQCRLAVEELREVMDILPFAVEDVAPPKGMKNRVLSHILTPSHTEQTISDDRGTTPIEVEKSSDESIVKPAVVYSTQEDKAWTKDKNKGRFWRIATTFVAAAAVIIGVYASNLRGEIDSLQQQLAISSTQVNSLQGKLATVSMPTQGLKVDEAVKLNPATADIVAQGLASIVIDDKGTHLLVQADNLPKLKGKQAFQVWLIKGDVKQSAGTFLTQDGTGAMYYTFKPENYDTIAITLEPDEKGDQPRGPVILAAEIQG encoded by the coding sequence ATGAATAATGATAATCAATATAATAAAAATGAACTAAACGATATGATTGAAATGTATGTACTGGGCGGTTTGGATCCAGAAGAACAAGCACAGTTCGAAGCATACATGAAAGAAGATGAACAATGCCGTCTGGCGGTTGAAGAACTTCGGGAGGTGATGGACATTTTGCCATTCGCCGTTGAAGACGTTGCGCCACCAAAAGGTATGAAGAATCGTGTGTTGAGTCATATACTTACACCTAGCCATACAGAACAGACGATATCAGATGATCGGGGAACCACTCCTATAGAAGTGGAAAAATCATCGGATGAGTCTATTGTGAAGCCAGCAGTCGTATACAGTACGCAAGAAGATAAAGCATGGACAAAAGATAAAAACAAAGGCAGATTCTGGCGCATTGCTACTACATTTGTTGCCGCTGCTGCTGTTATTATAGGAGTATATGCTTCTAATTTACGCGGGGAGATTGACAGCTTACAGCAACAATTAGCTATTTCAAGTACGCAGGTGAATAGTCTACAAGGAAAATTAGCGACTGTTTCTATGCCTACACAAGGGCTTAAAGTAGATGAAGCAGTGAAGCTGAATCCAGCTACAGCCGATATTGTTGCGCAGGGACTCGCATCAATTGTTATTGATGATAAGGGAACCCATTTACTTGTTCAAGCAGATAACTTACCCAAGCTAAAAGGTAAACAAGCGTTTCAAGTCTGGTTGATTAAAGGTGATGTGAAGCAAAGTGCAGGAACGTTCCTTACTCAAGACGGAACAGGAGCGATGTATTATACATTCAAACCAGAAAATTATGACACCATTGCGATTACACTTGAACCGGATGAAAAAGGGGATCAACCAAGAGGACCTGTTATTCTGGCAGCAGAGATTCAGGGGTAA
- a CDS encoding potassium/proton antiporter produces the protein MHTTEMTSNLILLLGSLLLIGVLSTKFSSRFGMPALVFFILAGMGLGRFIYYDNAFITQWFGVLALVIILFEGGMQTRMDMVKPVIRPALSLATIGVLLTTFIIGYFAHLILGVSLTEGLLFGAIVGSTDAAAVFSVLGSKNVSKKITSTLEAESGSNDPMAVFLTIMFIELIQDPSISIWSKIFSFFWEMGFGLVLGIICGKLAVMLINKINFETASLYPVLAISAALFTYGVSSLTHASGFLGVYVMALVMGNSDLTYRRSILQFNQGFGWIMQILMFVLLGLLVFPSQLPAVAWQGIILSVLLILVARPLGVYASLLISKFSFREKTLVAWAGLRGAVPIVLATYPLLAGVPNGHLFFNVVFFIVLSSALIQGTTISSLADKLGLTENIPDQQPSIIELVATGRTTSEISHLTLDKRSCMINREIQDIHLPQSVLITALIRNEEILTPRGNTVLLAGDKVYLLGPKAKREDIRKLFTGEIDPTSPPLT, from the coding sequence ATGCATACAACAGAAATGACCAGTAATTTGATCTTACTTCTTGGAAGCCTTCTACTGATTGGCGTGCTTTCCACCAAATTTTCTTCTCGTTTCGGGATGCCTGCACTTGTGTTTTTTATACTAGCTGGTATGGGACTCGGACGTTTTATTTATTATGATAATGCTTTTATCACTCAATGGTTCGGCGTATTAGCACTTGTCATTATTTTGTTTGAAGGCGGGATGCAGACAAGGATGGATATGGTAAAGCCTGTGATTCGTCCTGCTTTATCTCTGGCTACAATAGGTGTATTGCTAACTACTTTTATTATCGGTTATTTTGCTCATTTGATTTTAGGGGTAAGTCTTACCGAAGGATTATTATTTGGAGCGATTGTAGGATCGACCGATGCAGCAGCCGTTTTCTCTGTGCTTGGCAGTAAAAATGTCAGCAAGAAAATTACGTCTACGCTGGAAGCTGAATCTGGTAGTAACGATCCGATGGCGGTCTTTTTAACGATTATGTTTATCGAATTAATTCAAGATCCTTCGATTAGCATTTGGAGCAAAATCTTTTCATTTTTCTGGGAAATGGGTTTTGGACTGGTACTCGGTATTATTTGCGGTAAGCTTGCGGTAATGCTGATTAACAAAATTAATTTTGAGACAGCGAGTTTATATCCAGTACTGGCGATTTCAGCCGCACTTTTTACATACGGGGTAAGTTCACTCACTCATGCTAGCGGTTTTTTGGGTGTATATGTGATGGCTCTAGTAATGGGGAATTCTGATCTAACGTATCGACGTTCTATTTTACAATTCAATCAGGGTTTTGGCTGGATTATGCAAATATTAATGTTTGTATTACTCGGTCTGCTTGTCTTCCCTTCACAATTACCTGCTGTAGCATGGCAAGGGATTATTTTATCGGTCTTATTGATTCTGGTAGCCAGACCTCTTGGGGTATATGCCAGTCTATTGATTAGTAAATTTTCATTTCGTGAAAAAACACTGGTAGCATGGGCAGGGCTTCGCGGAGCTGTTCCGATTGTACTGGCAACGTATCCGCTATTAGCAGGTGTGCCTAATGGACATTTATTTTTTAATGTGGTCTTTTTTATCGTTCTGTCTTCTGCTCTTATTCAAGGAACGACCATATCATCGCTCGCTGACAAATTAGGTTTAACTGAAAATATACCGGATCAACAACCTTCGATTATTGAACTTGTAGCGACCGGTCGTACCACTTCAGAGATTAGCCATCTTACTCTGGATAAGCGAAGTTGTATGATCAATCGAGAAATTCAAGATATCCATTTACCTCAAAGTGTATTGATCACTGCATTGATTCGTAATGAAGAAATACTGACACCACGCGGTAATACTGTATTGCTAGCAGGTGATAAAGTGTATCTGCTCGGGCCCAAAGCCAAACGTGAAGATATTCGCAAATTATTTACAGGTGAGATCGATCCTACGTCTCCTCCTCTTACATGA
- a CDS encoding HD-GYP domain-containing protein — protein MKSYRTFLKQILLNYIIGSVIAVAVVGGLFVLTTVDAPLLQNIRMVGIMMFSFVVMLGLESIVFRHHIRTIREACVIDFPTEEMIKRAYIQLHKFPKLSVYRIMLPHFLGLTVPALILMIICMGKGWITLPTYYLWIGGAGALMVASMHAFIEFFLTASAIRPMLILMKERLHRLYGKDILELGQVHVSVRRKFQWSIFLIGVFPLVLFSLAAQIRLQEMTGMQSGEYWSWAGAVILVSIAFSIVGAQLLARDVEHPIRNLYSEMEHVKNGDFSGEAEDYYSDDFSLLISGFNHMIKGLQLRDRRSAQLQDSYFATLAAALDARDPYTAGHSLRVAEYAVIIGENAGLSTYELDRLRKTALLHDIGKIGITDSVLLKDGKLTDEEFDQIKKHPALGESILQQVEPKDAMQPYLPGVRSHHERYDGKGYPDGLQGEDIPLFGRIIAVADAYDAMTSNRPYRKGMPSEKAIMILEEGRGTQWDPQFASIFIDSYRKKKELIS, from the coding sequence TTGAAGTCATATCGAACGTTCCTCAAGCAAATTTTATTGAACTATATTATCGGATCGGTGATTGCAGTCGCTGTCGTTGGCGGATTATTTGTTTTAACAACGGTTGATGCACCACTCTTACAAAATATAAGAATGGTTGGCATTATGATGTTTTCGTTTGTCGTGATGTTAGGGCTTGAAAGTATTGTATTTAGACATCATATCCGTACGATTCGTGAAGCATGTGTGATTGATTTTCCAACAGAAGAAATGATCAAACGCGCTTATATCCAACTACATAAATTTCCCAAGCTATCGGTGTATCGCATTATGTTGCCGCACTTTTTAGGATTAACTGTGCCGGCATTGATACTGATGATTATTTGTATGGGAAAAGGTTGGATTACGTTACCCACCTACTATTTGTGGATCGGCGGCGCAGGAGCATTAATGGTAGCGAGTATGCACGCTTTTATTGAATTTTTTCTAACAGCTTCAGCGATTCGTCCGATGTTGATCCTGATGAAAGAACGTCTGCATCGTCTGTATGGCAAAGATATTTTGGAATTAGGGCAAGTTCATGTATCGGTTCGTCGTAAATTTCAATGGAGTATTTTTTTGATCGGTGTGTTTCCATTAGTGTTATTTAGTCTGGCGGCGCAGATACGTTTGCAAGAAATGACAGGCATGCAAAGTGGCGAATATTGGAGCTGGGCAGGTGCTGTTATTCTAGTCAGTATCGCTTTTAGTATTGTCGGAGCACAGTTACTGGCAAGAGATGTAGAGCATCCTATTCGTAATCTGTACAGCGAGATGGAACATGTCAAAAACGGTGATTTTAGCGGAGAAGCGGAAGATTATTATTCAGATGACTTTTCGCTATTGATTTCAGGATTTAATCATATGATCAAAGGATTACAATTGCGTGATCGTCGTAGTGCTCAATTGCAGGATAGTTATTTTGCTACATTAGCGGCGGCGCTGGATGCACGTGATCCCTATACAGCCGGACATTCGTTACGTGTAGCTGAATATGCTGTCATTATTGGTGAAAATGCTGGTCTAAGCACGTATGAATTGGATCGCTTACGCAAAACAGCATTGCTTCATGATATCGGTAAGATCGGGATTACAGATTCGGTATTGCTCAAAGACGGTAAGCTGACAGATGAAGAATTTGATCAGATCAAAAAACATCCGGCTCTAGGTGAAAGTATTTTACAACAGGTCGAACCGAAAGATGCGATGCAACCGTATTTGCCAGGTGTACGTTCTCATCATGAGCGTTATGATGGCAAAGGCTATCCTGACGGGTTACAGGGTGAAGATATTCCGTTATTCGGACGGATTATTGCTGTAGCGGATGCGTATGATGCGATGACATCGAACCGACCTTATCGTAAAGGAATGCCTTCCGAAAAAGCGATTATGATTTTGGAAGAAGGACGGGGAACTCAGTGGGACCCGCAATTTGCTTCGATTTTTATCGATAGTTATCGTAAGAAAAAAGAGCTGATCTCCTAA